AATTTGAATTTATATACGTGGATAAGCTTGAGGGAGAGCAGGAAGAACAGGCTGTCGAGGAAGTAAAACGCTTCAATCCTTCAGCTTCCTTCCCAACAACTGTTATAAACGGGAAGAAAGCTATCGTGGGTTTTAAAGAAAAAGAAATCCGCGAAGCCCTTGGCTTTTAAGGAGGAAGTTAGCTGAAACAGAGCTAAAAAAGTCTTTGATAAAACTTTTTTAGAAAAGCTTCATTAAAATCTATTGGTTTTCCAAGAAATTTTAATTATAAGGGGATGTTGGGCTGAAAAAGGAAGAAGCTGCCGAGGAAGGTATAACAGATGAGCTTGTGGACAAAGTCTACAGGCATTTGAATAAGCAGGTAGAAGCGTCGGGATATCACCTCAATCCTGATGTCGAGTTTACAAAAGAGCTTATATGGGGGCTGCTCGTCAACGAGCGGCGGTACGGCTATTGGTCCTGCCCGTGCCGGCTCTCTGCCAATAATCTGGAAGAAGACCTGGACATTGTCTGTCCATGCTACTATCGAGATC
The Methanosarcina thermophila TM-1 genome window above contains:
- a CDS encoding glutaredoxin family protein; translation: MDVSNLSKEQGEHIPGIDRGKVVMYGLSTCVWCKKTKKLLTDLGVEFEFIYVDKLEGEQEEQAVEEVKRFNPSASFPTTVINGKKAIVGFKEKEIREALGF